A single Xiphias gladius isolate SHS-SW01 ecotype Sanya breed wild chromosome 22, ASM1685928v1, whole genome shotgun sequence DNA region contains:
- the LOC120784679 gene encoding zinc finger protein 706-like: protein MARGHQKFQSQQKNAKKQAEIKKSKGHDQKAAAKAALVYMCTVCRTQMPDPKTFKQHFESKHPKSAMPPELVDVEVGVVKFYSWQTLPWHSFFSYSSHRAL from the exons ATGGCCCGTGGGCACCAGAAGTTCCAGTCCCAGCAGAAGAATGCCAAAAAGCAGGCAGAGATCAAGAAGAGCAAAGGCCATGACCAGAAGGCTGCAGCGAAGGCTGCTTTAGTATACATGTGCACTGTGTGTCGG ACACAAATGCCCGACCCGAAGACCTTTAAGCAGCACTTTGAAAGCAAACATCCAAAGTCCGCAATGCCCCCGGAGTTGGTTGACGTGGAGGT TGGAGTTGTAAAATTCTACTCCTGGCAAACCCTTCCATGGCACAGTTTCTTCAGCTATTCTTCTCACAGAGCACTGTGA
- the LOC120784186 gene encoding 14-3-3 protein zeta-like: protein MSEAPQKELVQKAKLAEQAERYDDMAAAMKAVTEDSEQLSNEERNLLSVAYKNVVGARRSSWRVVSSIEQKAEGSERKQTMAKEYREKIEKELKDICQDVLGLLNTYLIPKATAAESKVFYLKMKGDYYRYLAEVATGEEKTSIIKDSQAAYQKAFDISKEEMQPTHPIRLGLALNFSVFYYEILNSPDQACQLAKRAFDEAIAELDTLSEDSYKDSTLIMQLLRDNLTLWTSDNQVEGEDTEEPRD, encoded by the exons ATGAGCGAGGCACCCCAGAAGGAACTGGTGCAGAAGGCCAAGCTGGCCGAGCAGGCTGAGCGTTATGATGACATGGCTGCTGCAATGAAGGCTGTTACAGAGGATAGTGAGCAGCTGTCAAATGAGGAGCGTAACCTCCTGTCAGTGGCTTACAAGAATGTGGTGGGTGCCCGCCGCTCCTCGTGGCGTGTGGTGTCCAGCATCGAGCAGAAAGCTGAGGGCAGTGAAAGGAAGCAGACCATGGCCAAAGAGTACCGGGAAAAGATTGAGAAAGAGCTGAAAGATATCTGCCAGGACGTGCTG gGTCTCTTGAACACGTATCTCATTCCCAAAGCCACTGCAGCAGAGAGCAAAGTCTtctatttgaaaatgaaaggagatTACTACCGCTACTTGGCTGAGGTGGCTACAGGAGAAGAGAAGACAT CCATCATTAAAGACTCGCAGGCTGCCTATCAAAAAGCTTTTGATATCAGCAAAGAAGAAATGCAGCCAACGCACCCAATCCGTCTTGGCCTTGCCCTTAACTTCTCCGTTTTCTACTATGAAATCCTCAACTCACCTGATCAGGCCTGCCAGCTGGCCAAACGC GCATTTGATGAGGCCATTGCAGAGCTCGACACACTGAGTGAAGATTCGTACAAAGACAGTACACTAATCATGCAGCTACTGAGAGACAACTTGACA CTGTGGACCTCCGATAACCAGGTTGAGGGAGAGGATACAGAGGAACCCAGAGATTGA